The following are from one region of the Polaribacter marinaquae genome:
- a CDS encoding OmpA family protein: MKLHFNYITLCLLLVSGFIYGQQEREVRANSKYNSMSYTEAISLYKGLVADGYGSPELFENLGNSYYLQSNYSLARVSYDSLFKRTKDVSKSTYYRYINVLRSEKEDKKADKLYATLLKKYPQENIEEKLKNRIFLSPEVLVVSSVTLKNSKINSPYSDYKVSYLGEDKIVYSSSKETKSFLSTKSIWNNEAYTNLYEVSIDGDSLIGEVSKLKGRINRFYNESSAVFTKDGKTMYFTRNNHLANQVKTDSLENVLLKIYKARYNGKRWVDIEELPFNSNQYNCAHPALSPDEDYLYFSSDMPGTKGESDLYRVSISDNTYGTPENLGAQINTLGRDTFPFITSENVLIFSSDYRKGQGGLDLYYTDLKSTNKRVYTFSAPINSTSDDFGLVYKVSEGTGFISSNRKEDNVGSDDIYELSGLTIPKLENLTVMIKSKKGSDVIGNTSVTLSNENNSILGTIVAINNELSLKDLDPSKTYRLEVNNENYQPYASSLQFKGTNTTTIYLTEKAVPPAAVDLQDLLKLENIYFDFDKHAIRSDAAIELAKIVEILNRYPVINLEILGHTDLRGPALYNERLSLQRATSVKQWLVDRGISSDRITTIGYGEKQPINDCERNNCTKEKHDQNRRTEFLIK, from the coding sequence ATGAAATTACATTTTAATTATATTACACTTTGCTTACTATTAGTAAGTGGATTTATATATGGTCAACAAGAAAGAGAAGTAAGAGCTAATTCAAAGTACAATAGTATGTCTTATACTGAGGCCATATCTCTTTATAAAGGTTTGGTTGCAGATGGTTATGGTTCTCCGGAGTTATTTGAGAATTTAGGGAATTCATATTACTTACAATCTAATTATTCGTTAGCTAGAGTAAGTTACGATTCATTATTTAAAAGAACGAAGGATGTTTCTAAGAGCACGTACTATAGATATATCAATGTGTTGCGAAGTGAGAAAGAAGATAAGAAGGCAGATAAGTTGTACGCTACATTATTAAAGAAATACCCACAGGAGAATATAGAAGAGAAACTTAAGAATCGTATTTTTTTAAGTCCAGAAGTACTTGTTGTTTCTTCGGTTACTCTAAAAAACTCAAAGATTAATTCTCCATATTCAGATTACAAGGTTTCATATCTAGGAGAAGACAAGATTGTTTATTCAAGTAGCAAGGAGACAAAGAGTTTTTTATCTACCAAATCTATTTGGAATAATGAGGCTTATACGAACCTATATGAAGTTAGTATTGATGGAGATAGCCTTATAGGTGAAGTTTCCAAATTAAAAGGTCGCATCAATAGATTTTACAATGAATCTTCAGCCGTTTTCACAAAAGATGGTAAAACCATGTATTTTACTAGAAACAATCATTTAGCAAATCAAGTAAAGACAGATTCTTTAGAAAATGTTTTACTAAAAATATACAAAGCAAGGTATAATGGGAAGCGTTGGGTAGATATAGAAGAGTTACCATTTAATAGCAACCAATACAACTGTGCACATCCGGCCTTGAGTCCTGATGAGGATTATTTATATTTTTCATCAGACATGCCTGGAACGAAAGGAGAATCTGATTTGTATAGAGTATCTATAAGTGATAACACCTATGGTACGCCAGAGAATTTAGGAGCTCAAATAAATACGTTAGGTAGAGATACTTTTCCATTTATCACCTCAGAGAATGTTTTGATTTTTTCTTCGGATTATAGAAAAGGTCAGGGAGGATTAGATTTGTATTATACAGATTTAAAAAGTACGAATAAAAGAGTCTATACTTTTAGCGCCCCTATCAATTCTACTTCTGATGATTTTGGCTTGGTTTATAAAGTCTCAGAAGGTACAGGTTTTATCTCTTCGAACCGTAAAGAAGACAATGTAGGTTCAGATGATATTTATGAGTTATCAGGATTAACGATTCCAAAATTGGAAAATTTGACAGTAATGATCAAATCGAAGAAAGGGAGTGATGTAATAGGAAATACATCGGTTACCTTATCAAATGAAAATAACAGTATTTTAGGCACTATAGTTGCAATCAACAATGAATTATCTTTAAAGGATTTAGATCCATCAAAGACCTACAGATTGGAGGTAAACAATGAGAATTATCAACCATATGCTTCCTCACTACAATTTAAAGGCACCAATACAACTACTATTTATCTTACAGAGAAAGCGGTACCACCAGCAGCAGTAGACTTGCAAGATCTCTTAAAGTTAGAGAATATTTACTTTGATTTTGACAAGCATGCAATTAGAAGCGATGCTGCAATTGAGTTAGCTAAGATTGTAGAGATATTAAACAGATATCCAGTAATAAACTTAGAGATCTTAGGTCATACGGATCTTCGTGGACCGGCATTGTATAATGAGAGATTATCTCTTCAAAGAGCAACATCTGTAAAACAATGGTTGGTAGATAGAGGGATCTCATCAGATCGAATAACCACCATTGGTTATGGAGAGAAACAGCCTATCAATGATTGCGAAAGAAATAACTGTACAAAAGAAAAACACGATCAAAACCGCAGAACAGAGTTTTTAATCAAATAA
- a CDS encoding PorP/SprF family type IX secretion system membrane protein — protein sequence MKKIVTLVIILISGLSYSQQDAQFSNYMYNTLSFNPAYAGSRGTTSIYLSQRSQWIGLDGAPTTNALSYHSPLGSSNLGIGLSFLNDAIGPVEENLVSLDMSYTIQTSYDYKLAFGLRASAHMLNVDFNQLNIFNPGDVLAQNNINNRISPNFGFGVFWYSDKSYLGFSIPNLLQTKHINKNLGASVSSISKERLHYHFTAGYVFDLSQDVLFKPALLTKFVSGSPLQLDVSGNFQIYDKFTIGGSYRIDAAVSLLAGFQLSRNWFLGYGYDFDTNNLSTFNSGSHEVFLRYEVFRNSNIKAPRFF from the coding sequence ATGAAAAAAATAGTCACACTTGTTATTATACTTATAAGCGGATTGAGTTACTCTCAGCAAGATGCTCAGTTTAGTAACTATATGTATAACACGCTGAGTTTTAATCCGGCGTATGCTGGTTCCCGTGGTACGACAAGTATTTATTTATCACAACGTTCTCAGTGGATTGGTTTGGATGGAGCACCGACAACGAATGCTCTTTCGTATCATTCCCCTTTAGGTTCTTCTAATTTAGGTATTGGGTTGAGTTTTTTAAATGATGCGATAGGGCCTGTTGAAGAGAATTTAGTTTCTTTAGATATGAGTTATACGATCCAAACGTCATATGATTATAAATTAGCCTTTGGATTACGAGCGAGTGCTCATATGCTGAATGTAGATTTCAACCAGTTAAATATATTTAACCCAGGGGATGTATTGGCGCAGAATAACATTAATAATCGTATTTCTCCGAACTTTGGTTTTGGAGTGTTTTGGTATTCAGATAAGAGTTATTTAGGATTTTCAATTCCTAATTTATTACAGACCAAACATATTAATAAAAACTTAGGAGCATCTGTAAGTTCGATATCTAAGGAGCGTTTGCATTATCATTTTACAGCGGGTTATGTATTTGATTTAAGTCAAGATGTATTATTTAAGCCTGCATTGTTGACAAAGTTTGTTTCGGGTTCTCCATTACAATTGGATGTATCGGGAAATTTTCAGATATATGATAAGTTTACTATAGGAGGGTCATATCGTATAGATGCAGCTGTGAGTTTATTAGCTGGCTTTCAGTTAAGCAGGAATTGGTTTTTAGGTTATGGTTATGATTTTGACACAAATAATCTATCTACGTTTAATTCAGGTTCACACGAGGTTTTCCTACGTTATGAAGTATTTAGGAATAGCAATATAAAAGCACCGCGATTCTTTTAA